A stretch of DNA from Cannabis sativa cultivar Pink pepper isolate KNU-18-1 chromosome X, ASM2916894v1, whole genome shotgun sequence:
aGCTGTTATAAAACAAAGATCTTGGATGGTTTTGATGTGCAGAGAACCTTTGGCTTGAGTGACACACTGAAGAACaccaaaataactaaaaaaaagagatctccaaatatttctcctgaaaaacaaacaacaacaaaaattaaacataagtCCGAACaataaagtaataaaaatactaaaacacatTAAAATAGACTCTAcaaaatgcataaaaataaaCCTTGTGGTGTcactttattttttacaaaaaaattatttaataaaataaatatttttaatttattatgcaATTAATCTTATAACAATTAATTAACTGAAGCAGTAAAATCAACCGTCAATGCTCCACTTTTCACTAACATGAACCAACGTTTCCCTCACAATTCCATTACCCGTTTCTTACCGTTTTATATTTGGATCGACTTCTCTATATAAATCGCATCTAAACAACAAGAGAATACATCTCTTCAACAAAGAAAAATTTGATTCTCTTCAAAAACTTTTATGATTTCTCAGAGCAAATATTTTAGGGTTCAATAGAGCGATATCATTCGATGCAAAACGATTTGTATACAAAGACTGTTTTATCATGGGAACGCCGTGGTTGATAGACTGTCGTGCATACTTTAGGCAGAGCCACAAAACATCTTAAAGAGAACAACATAGTCCGCAACTCAACCAAAAacattattcaataatttatttattttattacctccaactccaacaaaacacaaattatatttttgtgttttttgaaaaatgtgTACATACTGAGTCTATAATAGTATGTGTGTGGCTGAAATTGGTCTTAGTTGTACAAGTACTAATGATACATGATACATCTGAATGAATTGTCACATACAGACTTGGGCCCGTAGTTATGTGTCCTTTTGAACaagacaaaaaaggaaaaagaaaaatcagaggttGTTCTTAAAAAATGGTTCCCTCTTGACGAGTCGGTTGTAGAGAACATGAATTACCAATATACTTGATATTTGACAATTCAAAACACTTAATATAACTAATCACATGCACTTTAATATAATATCCCAACACATACAACACCTCAAAATGTAATATGTCGGAATATAGTGAGTATATAACTTGTGCTACACTTCGTTGCCTATTTCAAACCAATTGGGTATAATTAATAAACACAATATAATTACTTAATaaatagagaaagagagagcagTGATCTGATCATCAAAGCCAGAATGATATTGATTAGCCCCAAGTTGCTCATCAAGATGGCAAGAAAGTGGCAAAGAATAGCAGCTATGAGTAGGAAAAGGATCTCTTTCCCAAGAAGTGGTAGTAATTATAACAATACGGTAGAAATGGATGTGGAAAGCTCTACGACGtcgtataataataaaaaaggtcATTTTGTGGTTTACACTACAGACGAGAAGCGTTTTGTGATGCCGTTGGAGTTTCTGAACAAAAACATATTGAGAGAGCTGTTCAAGATGTCAGAAGAGGAGTTTGGATTGTCAAGCGATGGTCCTATAAAATTGCCTTGTGATGCAGTGTTTATGGAGTATGTGGTTAAACTCATCAGACGAGGTGTGGCCCAAGATTTAGAGAATGCTTTGCTTAAATCGATTGACACTACTTCCTTCTCTTACTCATCATCACCATTTTCAGCCCACACTGCTAGTACTGGCCAATTCGCCAGTCAACAAATCCCAGTTATTGGTTACTAAAGCAAAATagcactaattaattaattaactagtGTGTGTACTACTCTAGTCTCTGATTGATTGTATATTAATGtaaaaagataattaatttcatatgaTGAATtcatgaatatataaatatttatatataattattgtgACAACAATTTCATTATCATTTTTGAGGGTACGACGCACAAGACAGATTACTATTTTGGGATACAATATAAGTGAGAACGTCAGGCCTCTTaatgttataattaaaaattgggtaaatactattttggactctatgttttgcaaaagttacagattggatcctgtgttttgttaaatgacaaaatagaccatgtattttctaaaatagtaaaaataggaccctgagcttaatttttgacaacttttttttaatgcaaCCAACTtaaagacaatgcttaatacgaacagatacaaaaaatgtaaacagttttgtcatagcacttttagatcggattataattaaactttattttgacaaaaaatcaattcagggtcctatttgtactattttaaaaaatacagggtccattttgtcatttaacaaaacacagggtccaattggtaacttttgtaaaacagaaggtccaaaatagtatttactcttaaaaatttcaaattatataattattaattatgtagtTAGCAGAGCTCAAAATTTCGAAAGTATGCACATCTCTGTTTGATCGTGTGGATGTTTACCATGTTACACAATATAAGCCCATAACTAAGCTAGCCTTTAATTATCAAATTATGAGtcactacaaaaaaataattaaaattacttacgattaaaatatactataatttagttttagtcacaacaggtatatattgtgactaaaaacataatcacaacaaattatagtggtgtttggtaacactttaatcatttttctatttttaaaattgaaaaagtaaaaatattttacaaaaacatATTCTGTtatcatttttcaattttttaattgagaatcaattttttttttttttaaaaaaaaaatcactttcaatgtttttttaaaaagtttttctcc
This window harbors:
- the LOC115702479 gene encoding auxin-responsive protein SAUR68; translation: MILISPKLLIKMARKWQRIAAMSRKRISFPRSGSNYNNTVEMDVESSTTSYNNKKGHFVVYTTDEKRFVMPLEFLNKNILRELFKMSEEEFGLSSDGPIKLPCDAVFMEYVVKLIRRGVAQDLENALLKSIDTTSFSYSSSPFSAHTASTGQFASQQIPVIGY